In Candidatus Accumulibacter cognatus, the genomic window GCCAACGTGGCGGCCAAGGGTCCTGGCGCCATCAGGAGACTCGAAGAGGCGGCCGCCCTGGCACAGTCCCTTCAGCTCGTGGCACACGCCGAAGTGACACAAAACAAGGGGATCGACCCGACCCGCTTCGCAACACAAGCGGCCACAGGAGAATCGCCTCGCCACTACGTGATGTTCAATGGCAGTGTCGCCGCCTGGTATGGCAGCAGCGAACAGGCCGAACAGGCCAGTCGTCTCTATGGCGGTAGCGTCACCGACCTTGCTCCCCGGGCCAGTTCGACTGCCGTCGGCATCGATGCCCGCAACTCCAGTTCCGGCGCCAGTCCTGTCAACAGCGACGGGGCCACGCAAGCGGCGACATCATCAAGCGCCAGCGCAACATCCTGGAATGACCGACTGCAGGCCTTGATCGATGCCATCCATGAGAGCATTGTGCCCACCAACGCCAATCCGCTAGGACAAGTGCTTGCTCGCTGGCCAGTGGATTGGTCTACCGGAGACCGCCAAAACTAAGAGGATGTCCCGGCATTCTCCCCGTCTGGAAGAAGTGTTCCTGCCGAAGCCCAGGCCACCGATCTGCATGTTGAGTGAGCCGGCGAGCGATGCCCCAGCTGAGAAATGGGCAGAATATCGGCGGCAGCTTGATGAAGCGCAAGCTCGTGGGAATATTCTCATCCTGCTGGTGCCGATAAGGCCTGCAGAAAGTCCGGGCACGGAGGAGAGCGCGACCTACTGCGGCGCGCAACTGGACGCGCTGCTGCTCTGGTCAAGACGTCGGTGCCTCCCCCCAAACTCGGCAACAAGCGCCTCCTGGACGACGTGATGAAAAACTTGCCTGGCACCACGTGATCAGTCCGACACCTTGCCAGGAGCGAACGCCGGGAAGAAGCTGAATTTCTCCTGCGGCGGGGTCGTGCCGAGGACCAAGTGTGATCGTTCCATGCGCTGCAAAGCACATGACACCGACGCCAGAGTTGTGTGCTGCAGCGCTCGCTGGCAAGATCCTCCGCAGAACTGGCCATTGCTCACCGGTAGACCTGCAAGGTTCCCGCGCCAATCAAGAAATCCCGTGTCAGACACGCTGCGCTGATGGACAATAGTCCACTGCGGAAAGCGAACGACAACGACCCCATTCCGATCGACGATGAAACTCGAACAACTGCAGACCAATGCGGCGATCCGCGGCATCGTTCCCGACGCACTGGTGACTGTGGTCAGCATCCAGTGGTTCGGCTCCGAGGCGCTGGAGCTGACCTACAAGACGGCCACCGGCCGGGTGGCCAACGAGCTCCTTTACCGCCACGACGAGGCACGACTGGAAGTCGTCGAGCAGGGCCGGCCCTGGAGCTTCGACGGCGACGGCGCGCTCTTCCGGCTGGTTTCCGAGGCTCAGCGCATCCGCCTCGCGCATCTTTTCGACCCGGTACTGGCGGTGCATACCTCGATCGTCGAGCCGCTGCCGCACCAGATCACCGCCGTCTACGAAACCATGCTGCCTCGCCAGCCGCTGCGCTTCCTCCTGGCGGACGACCCCGGCGCCGGCAAGACGATCATGGCCGGCCTGCTGATCAAGGAACTGGTCGCCCGTGGCGACCTGCAGCGCTGCCTGATCGTCTGCCCCGGCAGCCTGGCCGAACAGTGGCAGGACGAACTCTATCGCCGGTTTCATCTGCCCTTCGAGATCCTCACCAACGACAAGCTCGAAGCCGCGCGCACCGGCAACTGCTTCCTCGAAACCAAGCTGTGCATTGCCCGCCTCGACAAGCTCTCGCGCAATGAAGACGTGCAGCGGAAACTGCAGGTGCCCGATTGCCGCTGGGATCTGGTGGTCTGCGACGAAGCGCACAAGATGTCGGCGACCGTATTCGGTGGCGAGACCAGGTACACCAAGCGCTATCGCCTTGGCCAACTGCTCTCGACGCTCACACGCCACTTCCTGCTGATGTCGGCGACCCCGCACAACGGCAAGGAAGCCGACTTCCAGTTGTTCATGGCGCTGCTCGACGGCGACCGTTTCGAGGGACGCTACCGCGATGGCGTGCACACCGCCGACGTGTCGGACCTCATGCGCCGGATGGTGAAGGAAAGCCTGCTCAAGTTCGACGGCACACCGCTGTTCCCCGAGCGAATCGCCTACACCGTGCCCTACAGACTCTCGGACGCCGAGGCGGCGCTTTACCGGGCCGTCACCGACTACGTGCGCGAGGAATTCAACCGTGCCGAGGCGCTGGAAAACGACAAGCGCGCCGGTACCGTCGGTTTCGCCCTGACCATCCTGCAGCGACGCCTGGCCTCCTCACCCGAGGCCATCTATCAATCGCTGCGCCGCCGGCGCGAACGGCTGGAAAGCCGACTGCGGGAACTGGAAGTCCTGCAGCGCGGCGGCCAAACCACGACCATCCTCCCGGCATCCCTGCCTGCCCTCGACAGAGACGACGTCGATGACCTTGAAGAAGCGCCCGACAACGAAGTCGCTGCCGCCGAGGAAGAGATCCTCGACCAGGCCACTGCCGCGCGCTCGATCGCCGAATTGCGCCTCGAGATCGAAACCCTGAAAGGGCTCGAAAGCCAGGCGCTGGCCGTCCGCCGCAGCGGCACCGACACCAAGTGGTGCCAACTGGCGAGCCTGCTCTCCGAGATCTTCACGCCGGCCGGCATCGGCCACCACGTCGCCGAACCGCCGGCTCCCTACGGCGCCGGCCCGATCCCACCGCCCATCCCTTCTCCACACCAGAAGCTGGTCATCTTCACCGAGCATCGCGACACACTAAACTATCTCCAACAACGCATCAGCACGCTGCTTGGCCGCCAGGAGGCAGTCGTCGTCATCCACGGTGGCATTGGCCGCGAAGAGCGCCTCAAGGTGCAGGAATCGTTCAAGCACGACCCCGAGGTCCAGGTGCTGCTGGCGACCGATGCCGCCGGCGAGGGCATCAACCTGCAGCGCGCGCATCTGATGGTCAATTACGACCTGCCCTGGAACCCCAACCGGATCGAACAACGCTTCGGCCGTATCCACCGGATCGGCCAGACCGAGGTTTGCCACCTGTGGAATCTGGTGGCGGACGACACGCGCGAAGGCGACGTCTATCGCCGCCTGCTGGAAAAGCTCGAACAGGCGCGCCAGGCCCTTGGTGGGCAGGTGTTCGACGTGCTGGGCAAACTCGCCTTCGAGTCCAACGGCAAGATCATGTCGCTGCGCGAACTGCTGATCGAGGCCATCCGCCACGGTGAGAAGCCCGAGGTCAAAGCCTTCCTCACGACGGTGCTCGATGTCGCGACGGATCGCGAACACCTGCAGAGCCTGCTCGAAGAACGCGCGCTCGCCCACGACGCCATGGATGCCAGCCGGGTGCAGCGCATCCGCGAAGACATGGAGCGCGCCGACGGCCGGCGGCTGCAACCCCATTACGTCGAGTCGTTCTTCCACGCAGCCTTCAAGCGACTCGGCGGCACTGCCAGGCAGCGCGAACCGCGGCGCTACGAAATCACCCACGTTCCCGCTCCGGTGCGCAACCGCGATCGCCTGATCGGCATTGGCGAACCCGTTCTGCCGCGCTATGAGCGGATCGCCTTCGAAAAATCGCTCGTCGCACCTCAGGGCCAGCCGCTGGCAGCATTTGTCTGCCCCGGCCATCCCTTGCTCGACGCCGTGATCGACCTGACGCTGGAGCGTCATCGTGATCTGCTGAAACGCGGCAGCGTGCTGGTTGACGAACGCGATCTCGGAATGCGGCCGCGGGTGCTGTTCTACCTCGAACATGCCATCCAGGACGCCGGCCTCACCCGCGCCGGCGAGCGTCGGGTCGTGTCAAAACGCATGCTCTATGTCGAAGTCAACGCCGACACGACGACGCGGCATGTGCACTACGCGCCCTATCTCGACTATCGCCCAATCGCTACGGGCGAACCCGGTGTCGAAACGATCCTCGACCGCCCCGAGTGCCAGTGGATCACGCGCGAGCTTGAGAAGCAGGTCCAGGCCCATGCCATCACCCAGGTCGTACCGGAACACCTGGCCGAGGTCCGCGGGCGCAAGCTCGAACTGATCGGCAAGACCGAGGCTGCGGTCAAGAACCGCCTCACCAAGGAAATCACCTGGTGGGACCACCGCGCCGAAGAACTCAAGCTCCAGGAGCAGGCAGGGAGACCCAATGCCAAACTCAACTCCGGCGAGGCACGCAAGCGCGCAGACCTTCTTCAAGGGCGGCTCGAAAAACGTCTGGACGACTTGAAGCTGGAAGCGCAAATCTCACCGCTGCCGCCGGTGGTACTGGGCGGCATGCTGGTGGTGCCGATCGGTCTGATCAAGGCCATGACCGGCCAAACAGCGAGCACGCCCACGGCACCCGCCGATACGCAGATCAGCGCGGCCCGCGCGCGCGTGATCGTCATGGACATCGAGCGCCAGCTCGGCTTCGACCCCACTGACCGCGAAATCGAGAAGCTCGGCTACGACATCGAAAGCCGCGTTCCCGGCACCGGCAAGCTGCGCTTCCTCGAAGTGAAGGGCCGCGTTGCCGGTGCGCCGACGATCACCGTCACGCGCAACGAAATTCTCTACTCCCTCA contains:
- a CDS encoding DUF3883 domain-containing protein, whose translation is MKLEQLQTNAAIRGIVPDALVTVVSIQWFGSEALELTYKTATGRVANELLYRHDEARLEVVEQGRPWSFDGDGALFRLVSEAQRIRLAHLFDPVLAVHTSIVEPLPHQITAVYETMLPRQPLRFLLADDPGAGKTIMAGLLIKELVARGDLQRCLIVCPGSLAEQWQDELYRRFHLPFEILTNDKLEAARTGNCFLETKLCIARLDKLSRNEDVQRKLQVPDCRWDLVVCDEAHKMSATVFGGETRYTKRYRLGQLLSTLTRHFLLMSATPHNGKEADFQLFMALLDGDRFEGRYRDGVHTADVSDLMRRMVKESLLKFDGTPLFPERIAYTVPYRLSDAEAALYRAVTDYVREEFNRAEALENDKRAGTVGFALTILQRRLASSPEAIYQSLRRRRERLESRLRELEVLQRGGQTTTILPASLPALDRDDVDDLEEAPDNEVAAAEEEILDQATAARSIAELRLEIETLKGLESQALAVRRSGTDTKWCQLASLLSEIFTPAGIGHHVAEPPAPYGAGPIPPPIPSPHQKLVIFTEHRDTLNYLQQRISTLLGRQEAVVVIHGGIGREERLKVQESFKHDPEVQVLLATDAAGEGINLQRAHLMVNYDLPWNPNRIEQRFGRIHRIGQTEVCHLWNLVADDTREGDVYRRLLEKLEQARQALGGQVFDVLGKLAFESNGKIMSLRELLIEAIRHGEKPEVKAFLTTVLDVATDREHLQSLLEERALAHDAMDASRVQRIREDMERADGRRLQPHYVESFFHAAFKRLGGTARQREPRRYEITHVPAPVRNRDRLIGIGEPVLPRYERIAFEKSLVAPQGQPLAAFVCPGHPLLDAVIDLTLERHRDLLKRGSVLVDERDLGMRPRVLFYLEHAIQDAGLTRAGERRVVSKRMLYVEVNADTTTRHVHYAPYLDYRPIATGEPGVETILDRPECQWITRELEKQVQAHAITQVVPEHLAEVRGRKLELIGKTEAAVKNRLTKEITWWDHRAEELKLQEQAGRPNAKLNSGEARKRADLLQGRLEKRLDDLKLEAQISPLPPVVLGGMLVVPIGLIKAMTGQTASTPTAPADTQISAARARVIVMDIERQLGFDPTDREIEKLGYDIESRVPGTGKLRFLEVKGRVAGAPTITVTRNEILYSLNKPEDFILAIVEFIDAETHKVHYLRQPFIREPDFGVTSVNYDFAELLVRAEAPR